The nucleotide sequence ATTTAGAGATGTTCATTTTAAATTCGCAGATGGCAAAAACAATTTATTGAATGGGGTCAGTTTCCACGTTCGTCCAGGTCAAACTGTAGCGATCATTGGTAGAACTGGTTCAGGTAAGACCACCGTCATCAATCTATTATCAAGAATGTTAGAAACCACTGATGGGGATATCTACATCGATGGGGTTTCTATTAAAGACATCGAAAAACACCATTTGAGAAAACACATGGGTATTGTTTTACAAGATCCATTCTTATTTTCTAAAACAGTCTATGAAAATATTGCGATATCCAACCCTAGAACCGAAAAAGGCAATGTCTATAAAGCAGCCCAAATCGCGGCGATTGAAAAAGACATTCATACCTTTGAAAAAGGTTACGATACCGTCGTGGGTGAACGTGGAACCACGTTATCAGGCGGTCAAAAACAACGTGTCGCGATTGCGAGAATCTTGGTTGCGGATAAACCAATCTTGGTCTTTGATGACTCATTATCTGCGGTAGATACAGAAACCGATATGATGATTAGAAGTGCGTTAAAAGACAAAGGTTCGTCTTCAACGACCATCATCATTACGCACAGAATCACCACTGCGAAAGAAGCGGATTTGATTGTTGTGCTGGAAAATGGTACTGTCTCTGATATTGGAACACACGCATCCTTGAAAGATAAACCAGGTTTATATCAAAAACTATGGAAAATCCAAGGTGAACTAGAAGCCGAATTTATGAAATTAATAGAGGAGGCGAAATCATGAACTACGAAGAACAAGATTTCCAGACCGAAAAGGTCAATTTAAAAACTTGGAAAAAAATCATTGAAACGGTTTTTAAATCCAAAAAGAATGTCTTCTTAATGGTGATGTTCGTTGTGATCTTGTCATTATTAGATGCGGTAACGCCATTGTTAAACCGTTATGCCATCGACGTATTCTTTAGAGAAAAAGAATTTAGTACATTAGTACCATTTGTTATCTTAAACTTTTTGGTTGCTTTAGGTTTTGGTCTTTCGGTTTGGGGATTCATCTATCAAGCCGGTAAAATCGAAGTTGCGGTAAACTATGAACTTAGAAAACAATCGTTTGAAACCTTACAACGCTTGCCATTTGCGTATTTTGATAAAACCCCTCAGGGTTGGATCATGGCGCGTATGACATCAGACTCACGCAAACTAGCCAACGTCATCTCTTGGGGTGTGGTGGACTTATTGTGGAGTTTTGTGGTCATGGTGACCATTTTAATCGTCATGTTCGTTTTAGAGTGGCGCTTAGCCTTAATTGTCACCACAGCGATTCCTGTGATGGCGCTGGTTGCGTGGTATTTTAGAAAGAGAATACTCGTTCATTACCGTGAAGCGAGAAAGATTAACTCACAAGTGACTGCGTCTTATAACGAATCTTTTATGGGGGCGAAAACCACCAAGAGTTTGGCCATTGAAGCTGAAAACTACGATGAATTCAATGCGAAAACAGGCTTATTGAGACGTGCGAACGTTAAAGCTGTGTTTTTCCAATCGATATTTAGTCCAATCATGTTGTTGATTTCATACATCGTGATTGCGTTCGTGTCTGTACAAGGTGGTAATGAAGTACTTAAATTGGCCATCTCTGTCGGTACACTGTATGCATTTATCGAATATTCGGTTCGATTCTTCGAACCCATCATGCAAATCTCGCGTATTTTGGCTCAGTTCCAACAAGCCCAAGCGAGTGCTGAACGTGTCATTCAATTGATTGAAACAAAACCTGAAATTACGGATAGTCCAGAAGTGGTTGAAAAATATGGGGATTTGTTAAACCCGAAATACGATCAATGGGAACCGATTGAAGGGGATGTCGAGTTTAAAGATGTAACCTTCCATTATTTGGAAAATGAAATCATCCTTCAAAACTTTAATTTAAAGGTTAAAAAGGGCACATCAGTAGCGTTGGTAGGTCATACCGGTTCCGGTAAAACCACCATCATTAACTTGTTATCGCGTTTCTATGAACCGAAACAAGGGGAAATCCTCATCGATGGTGTCAACTATAAAGAACGCAGTATGCATTGGCTCCATAAGCGCTTGGGTTATGTATTACAAACCCCTCACTTATTCTCTGGTACCATCATGGAAAACATCCGTTATGGCCGTTTAGATGCGACAGATGAACAAGTGATTGAAGCTGCCAAAGCGATTGGTGCGGATGAATTCATCTCACAATTGGATAAAGGCTATCTCAGTGAAGTTGGTGAAGGTGGTAACAAGCTATCCACTGGTCAAAAACAACTGATCAGTTTTGCAAGAGCCATTCTCGCAGACCCACGATTGCTCATCCTCGATGAAGCAACCTCATCGATTGACTCGGAATCCGAACAAATCATTCAACAAGCCACCGATCAACTATTGAAGGGAAGAACCTCATTCATCGTTGCACACCGTTTGTCCACGATTGTGAAGAGTGACCTCATCGTTTATCTATCGGGTGGAAAAATCATTGAACAAGGGGATCACCGTACCCTACTTGAAAAACGCGGTGCCTATTTTGAATTGTATAAACGTCAATTTTTAACAGAACAACAAGAAAAGATGGAAAAAGCATTATAACGATCAAGCCGAGTCATTTAGACTTGGCTTTTTCTTTTTTTAGCTTAGATGTTGGTATGTATTGAATGGTGATCAATTGAATGAAAAAATGTTGGATTTTATTAAGTGTTTGGATGATTTTTCAAATCAAATTACAGGCCAATACGGCCTTTTTTACCTGGTATAACACGGAAATCAACATCCCACTAGGGGACCCATTAGAACCCTATGTACAGATGCCTTACGCAACCCTCAATCCCCCAAACGAAGACCCCAATATTTACTATGAACGGAATGGGGTTAATTATACCTATCAATCGGTGATTCAAACACATGTGGTAAAAACCTATCGAATCGACTTCAAAGTTTACTCCCCCAAATACCGAATCACCTCGATTCAAACCATCACTTTTAAGGTAATCGATCAAATCGCACCTACATTCAGCGCATTACCTATGTTTGAAATACCGGTATACGCGACTTCGGTGAATTATACCTTGGGTGTTCGTTATGAAGATAACTACACCCCAGTCAATCAACTCATTTTATCCATCGATAGTAATGCAGTCAACCTTAATCAAGTGGGTTTATATCCTGTCATGTTTACGTTATCAGATACCTCTGGGAATACAACACAAGCCATGACTTATGTCAGAGTACGGGACTATTACGCACCGATGATTACACAAATAAAACCCCTCATTTTAGACCCCAATAGCGTATTTGAGTTATCCGATTATTTCTTGATGAAAGATAACTATGACGCGTTTGTTTCTATATGGATTCACGATGAATATGTGGATTATACACGATTAGGTAATTATCCAATCACCATCGAGGTTTATGATTCAAGTGGAAATATGAACCAAATTGAAACAACCCTTACCATCGAAGACCGAACCCCACCAGATTTGGTGTTGTTATCGAATCAGGTTACCTTGTCATGGAATGAACCCTATGAATTAAAGGACTTGATATTAAAAGTCAAAGATAATTACAGTCATTTAACCGTCGATGATGTTCAAATAACTACCGATTTAGATCTTACAACCGTGGGTTTTTATGAAGCGCTGTTTGAAATCACAGATGAAGCAGGATTAAAAACCAGTCACTTAGTGACACTGTATGTGACATATAAAAAACAACCGGAACTCATCTTTGAGCCCCTAGTTATCGAATTGAATGAAGCGTATGATTTGATGACAGGTATCCAAATTAATCATCCATTTGATGTCAACATCATGGTTTATGATTCTAATGTACAGATGAAATCAGGCATCTATGAGGTGGTATACCTCTGTTCAGATATCTATGGGAATCACGCCATCTTTACCCGTACTGTAACCGTCCAAGGTGAAACCAATCAACAAACACTATGGACTACGATTGTGATTGGTTTACTGTTTTTGGGTATAACGGGTGGTGGATTCATTTGGTTTTGGAAAAAAAGAACAACTTAGTATGTTATACTAGGTAATAGGATGTGATGGTATGAAGGGTTGTATTGGCCTTCAAAGTGAATACAGTTTATTGAATAGTACCATTCGGTTAGAAACCTTGTTTGAAGACCTCAAACATCGTGGCTACGACACGGTATTTTTATCCGATGATAATAACTTATACGCGAGCTATAAGTTTTTTTCCGTACCCACAGACCTTAAACGCATCTTAGGTATGCGTCTTAGTATTATTCATTTAGAACAAGCCACCACCATTTACGCTTACGCTACCACCCAAAAAGGACATCAAAACCTCATCATTTTATCGAGTTTATTACAACTCTCAAAACAAAAAGCAGTCGATATGAATGACCTCATCAAATACCAAGAAGACCTTATTTTCATCAGTGCTGGATACGCATCTGACATCGATCAAGCCATTTTAAAGAAGGATTTGAACGATGCGAGAAGAAGAATTGAATCGTACCGTTATTTACTCAAACAGTTTTACTTGGGTTTAATGGTTCAAACCCTC is from Paracholeplasma manati and encodes:
- a CDS encoding ABC transporter ATP-binding protein is translated as MNYEEQDFQTEKVNLKTWKKIIETVFKSKKNVFLMVMFVVILSLLDAVTPLLNRYAIDVFFREKEFSTLVPFVILNFLVALGFGLSVWGFIYQAGKIEVAVNYELRKQSFETLQRLPFAYFDKTPQGWIMARMTSDSRKLANVISWGVVDLLWSFVVMVTILIVMFVLEWRLALIVTTAIPVMALVAWYFRKRILVHYREARKINSQVTASYNESFMGAKTTKSLAIEAENYDEFNAKTGLLRRANVKAVFFQSIFSPIMLLISYIVIAFVSVQGGNEVLKLAISVGTLYAFIEYSVRFFEPIMQISRILAQFQQAQASAERVIQLIETKPEITDSPEVVEKYGDLLNPKYDQWEPIEGDVEFKDVTFHYLENEIILQNFNLKVKKGTSVALVGHTGSGKTTIINLLSRFYEPKQGEILIDGVNYKERSMHWLHKRLGYVLQTPHLFSGTIMENIRYGRLDATDEQVIEAAKAIGADEFISQLDKGYLSEVGEGGNKLSTGQKQLISFARAILADPRLLILDEATSSIDSESEQIIQQATDQLLKGRTSFIVAHRLSTIVKSDLIVYLSGGKIIEQGDHRTLLEKRGAYFELYKRQFLTEQQEKMEKAL